The proteins below come from a single Saccharopolyspora sp. SCSIO 74807 genomic window:
- a CDS encoding glycosyltransferase family 2 protein — MIPWWVLAIVVFGANFTLWGVIGMLRVLDGWRGSLLRGAGKAAPVADLAAHRHGKLRPRRPGALGVDDVAVLIAAHNEEVVISESLRAITALVPARNVHVVSDGSTDRTVELARRAGVHVVGTEGNLGKAGALQVGIRRFRLVRRFRLVMLLDADTRVEPGYFAAALPLFDDPEVVAVAGCVRTAWRDRGLSFAGKLVAFHRQRIYSMTQYLLKFGQTWRRVNATHIVPGFASLYRTSVLPSIEVNPPGLVIEDFNMTFEVYQKRLGKVGFTPSAVAATQDPGRIRDYVRQSKRWSLGLWQTVRRHPPRLNLFTAMLALLLLELLTSSIMLVLLPVVLLVLLLPLIADGTLAWPWFNEVHEAVAGYMTVPALLLGIVLPDLLLTLVVTIIRRQPRFLLYAWLYLPLRVLDSAIALYSLPLTWLSRSTGRWSSPQRHAVEPGGPEPDPGARAG, encoded by the coding sequence ATGATCCCGTGGTGGGTGCTGGCCATCGTCGTGTTCGGCGCGAACTTCACGCTCTGGGGCGTGATCGGGATGCTGCGCGTGCTCGACGGCTGGCGCGGTTCGCTGCTGCGCGGCGCGGGGAAAGCCGCACCGGTCGCTGATCTCGCGGCGCACCGGCACGGCAAGCTCCGGCCGCGGCGGCCGGGCGCGCTGGGCGTCGACGACGTGGCCGTGCTCATCGCCGCGCACAACGAAGAAGTGGTGATCAGCGAAAGCCTGCGGGCGATCACCGCGCTGGTCCCGGCCCGCAACGTGCACGTCGTGTCCGACGGTTCCACCGACCGCACGGTCGAACTGGCCCGCCGGGCGGGCGTGCACGTCGTGGGCACCGAAGGCAACCTCGGCAAGGCCGGGGCCCTGCAGGTGGGCATCCGGCGGTTCCGGCTGGTGCGCCGATTCCGGCTGGTGATGCTGCTGGACGCGGACACCCGCGTGGAACCCGGCTACTTCGCCGCGGCGCTGCCGCTGTTCGACGACCCCGAGGTGGTCGCGGTGGCCGGTTGCGTGCGCACCGCCTGGCGGGATCGGGGCTTGTCGTTCGCGGGCAAGCTGGTGGCGTTCCACCGGCAGCGGATCTACTCGATGACGCAATACCTGCTGAAGTTCGGCCAGACCTGGCGGCGGGTGAACGCCACGCACATCGTGCCCGGCTTCGCCAGCCTCTACCGCACCAGCGTGCTGCCGAGCATCGAGGTGAACCCGCCAGGGCTGGTGATCGAGGACTTCAACATGACCTTCGAGGTCTACCAGAAGCGGCTGGGCAAGGTCGGGTTCACGCCGTCGGCGGTGGCGGCCACGCAGGACCCCGGCCGGATCCGGGACTACGTGCGCCAGTCCAAGCGGTGGTCGCTGGGCCTGTGGCAGACGGTGCGCAGGCACCCGCCGCGGCTGAACCTGTTCACCGCGATGCTGGCGCTGCTGCTGCTCGAACTGCTCACCAGCAGCATCATGCTCGTCCTGCTTCCGGTGGTGCTGCTGGTGCTGCTGCTGCCGCTGATCGCGGACGGGACGCTTGCGTGGCCGTGGTTCAACGAGGTGCACGAGGCGGTAGCCGGGTACATGACGGTTCCTGCGCTGCTGCTGGGAATCGTGCTGCCGGACCTGCTGCTGACGCTGGTCGTCACGATCATCCGGCGCCAGCCCAGATTCCTGCTCTACGCCTGGCTGTACCTGCCGCTGCGGGTGCTGGATTCGGCGATCGCGCTGTACTCGCTGCCGCTCACCTGGCTGTCGCGCTCGACCGGCCGGTGGAGCAGCCCGCAGCGGCACGCGGTCGAACCGGGCGGGCCGGAACCGGATCCGGGTGCGCGTGCCGGGTGA
- a CDS encoding NAD(P)-binding domain-containing protein, giving the protein MNETVDVAVVGAGPYGLSLAAHLRAAGVRYRQFGHPMDLWRTKMPRGMYLKSQGFASNLSDPDGSHTLRNFCQETGRGYADYGVPVSLDNFIAYADWFREQRGLDVEEVLVDDIDRRGGAFELELADGGRARARAVVVAAGVQHFPRIPEVFSDLPPELCSHSSEHADLAGFEGRRVLVVGAGQSALESAALLHEGGADVRLIARARSVAWNGRPLLPDRPLWRRMREPEAGLGSGLSTWFYSEHPDLFRHLPESTRVFRARTALGPAGAWWLRSRVEGVLPVHVGHTVDWAKPDGDAVTVGVRTFGGGGREFTAEHVICATGYPPDLERLGFVNSRLRSQVRTLARTPRVDAHYESSVPGLFFVGAAVAPSHGPVMRFVYGADHAVRRVSGKLAAGVRGRSRAPEVTGGLTG; this is encoded by the coding sequence ATGAACGAAACCGTCGACGTCGCCGTGGTCGGCGCGGGGCCGTACGGGCTGTCGCTGGCGGCGCACCTGCGCGCCGCCGGGGTCCGGTACCGGCAGTTCGGCCACCCGATGGACCTGTGGCGCACCAAGATGCCGCGCGGGATGTACCTGAAATCCCAAGGTTTCGCCTCGAACCTGTCCGATCCGGACGGTTCGCACACGCTGCGGAACTTCTGCCAGGAGACCGGCCGCGGCTACGCCGATTACGGGGTTCCGGTGTCGTTGGACAACTTCATCGCCTACGCCGACTGGTTCCGCGAACAGCGCGGCCTGGACGTGGAAGAAGTGCTGGTCGACGACATCGACCGGCGCGGCGGGGCGTTCGAGCTGGAACTGGCCGACGGCGGCCGGGCGCGCGCCCGCGCGGTCGTGGTGGCCGCGGGAGTGCAGCACTTCCCGCGGATTCCGGAAGTCTTCTCCGACCTGCCGCCGGAGTTGTGCTCGCACAGCTCGGAGCACGCCGACCTCGCCGGATTCGAGGGACGCCGGGTGCTGGTGGTCGGCGCGGGCCAGTCGGCGCTGGAATCCGCCGCGCTGCTGCACGAAGGCGGCGCCGACGTGCGGTTGATCGCACGCGCCCGCAGCGTGGCGTGGAACGGGCGGCCGCTGCTGCCGGACCGCCCGCTGTGGCGCCGGATGCGGGAACCGGAAGCCGGTCTCGGCTCCGGCCTGTCGACCTGGTTCTACTCCGAGCACCCCGACCTTTTCCGGCACCTGCCGGAAAGCACCCGGGTGTTCCGGGCGCGCACCGCGCTCGGCCCGGCCGGGGCGTGGTGGCTGCGCAGCCGCGTCGAAGGTGTGCTGCCGGTGCACGTCGGACACACCGTGGACTGGGCGAAACCGGACGGCGACGCGGTGACGGTGGGGGTGCGCACGTTCGGCGGTGGCGGGCGCGAGTTCACCGCCGAGCACGTCATCTGCGCCACCGGCTACCCGCCGGATCTGGAGCGGCTCGGGTTCGTCAACTCGCGGCTGCGCTCGCAGGTGCGGACGCTGGCGCGGACTCCGCGGGTGGATGCGCACTACGAGTCCTCGGTGCCGGGATTGTTCTTCGTCGGTGCGGCCGTCGCGCCGAGCCACGGCCCGGTGATGCGGTTCGTCTACGGCGCCGATCACGCGGTGCGCCGGGTCAGCGGCAAGCTGGCCGCGGGCGTGCGCGGGCGTTCGCGCGCTCCGGAGGTCACGGGAGGGCTGACCGGATGA
- a CDS encoding response regulator transcription factor — protein MNVLRLLMVDDHLMLTEALGSRLQQATDLWVVGRCATGDPHLAAMVDRLRPDVITVDVDPVASTGELVEAMLEALPSVAVVVLTGGLDPQRAVEAARAGATGWVPKESGVEELTAVLRGVCHGHAWFPPEVLGVVLRALREDVRLAGRRDGPLDVLSVREREVLRGMVEGKRGARIARDLAISTETVRTHTRSILSKLRVHSQLEAVSVASAAGLRAGSSGRQTGKAVRARGTRTDRAASGGADGDRGAHAQASANVGGEVIPDQSVAPDAEIGADDPAARPDDHHDAEPEAR, from the coding sequence GTGAACGTGCTGCGGCTGTTGATGGTGGACGACCACCTCATGCTCACCGAAGCGCTCGGATCGCGGCTGCAGCAGGCCACGGACCTCTGGGTGGTGGGGCGGTGCGCGACCGGCGACCCGCACCTGGCGGCGATGGTGGATCGGCTGCGCCCGGACGTGATCACCGTGGACGTGGATCCGGTGGCCTCCACCGGGGAACTGGTCGAAGCGATGCTGGAAGCGCTGCCGTCCGTGGCGGTCGTGGTGCTCACCGGTGGTCTCGACCCGCAGCGTGCGGTGGAAGCGGCCCGTGCCGGGGCGACCGGATGGGTGCCGAAGGAAAGCGGTGTGGAGGAGCTGACCGCCGTGCTGCGCGGCGTGTGCCACGGTCACGCCTGGTTCCCGCCCGAGGTGCTGGGAGTGGTGCTGCGGGCGTTGCGGGAGGACGTGCGGCTGGCCGGGCGCCGCGACGGGCCGCTGGACGTGCTCAGCGTCCGGGAGCGGGAAGTGCTGCGCGGCATGGTCGAGGGCAAGCGCGGTGCCCGCATCGCGCGCGATCTGGCGATCTCCACCGAGACGGTGCGCACGCACACCCGCAGCATCCTGTCGAAGCTGCGGGTGCACTCGCAGCTGGAGGCGGTCAGCGTGGCCAGCGCCGCGGGGCTGCGCGCGGGGTCCTCCGGTCGTCAAACCGGGAAGGCGGTCCGGGCGCGCGGCACGCGCACCGATCGGGCCGCTTCCGGTGGTGCGGACGGTGATCGGGGCGCTCATGCGCAGGCGAGCGCCAACGTCGGCGGCGAAGTGATCCCGGACCAGTCCGTCGCGCCCGATGCGGAGATCGGAGCCGACGATCCGGCCGCCCGGCCCGACGACCACCACGACGCGGAGCCGGAAGCGCGATGA
- a CDS encoding sugar transferase gives MSLAEPRTAAVADPIRVRRSPTGRVTCPEQASGRMPRLLPLVLLPAADAVALVVAVAVSGAAVWTGVVYGVAVLAVLAAEGQHRSRICLRVGDQIPRLAISAACPAVLLLPWTPPMWLGCTGAGVLVVFRGAVCGVLRSVHRRGLLLQPTVIVGASDLGLRIYRALREHPELGLLPEGFLDDGPRRDVPVLGRAAQLGEVVARHRITRVLLCESEADLVAIVRACRPLPADVCVVPRLHELGVALPQASLDEVWGVPVVPLRRWTHSAAAKVAKRIFDVVLAAALLVLLAPLLLTSALAVRLGGGTAFFRQRRVTGAGRSTEVVKIRTVARGAGQGWTVSKKDTSVLGRWLRGTHFDELPQLTHVLRGRMSIVGPRPERPCYAERFSRELPRYADRHRVPGGMTGWAQVHGLHGDTSIPDRAEFDNRYIENWSPWLDVMVVARTAVAVLAAAMGGVRR, from the coding sequence ATGAGTCTTGCCGAGCCGCGGACCGCGGCGGTCGCCGACCCGATTCGGGTGCGGCGGTCGCCGACCGGCCGGGTGACCTGCCCGGAGCAGGCGTCCGGCCGGATGCCGCGACTGCTGCCGCTGGTGCTGCTGCCCGCGGCGGACGCGGTGGCGCTGGTCGTGGCCGTCGCCGTCTCCGGGGCCGCGGTGTGGACCGGCGTCGTCTACGGCGTGGCGGTGCTGGCGGTGCTGGCGGCCGAGGGCCAGCACCGCAGCCGGATCTGCCTGCGAGTCGGCGACCAGATTCCGCGGTTGGCGATCTCGGCGGCGTGCCCGGCGGTGCTGCTGCTGCCGTGGACGCCGCCGATGTGGCTCGGCTGCACCGGAGCAGGCGTGCTCGTGGTGTTCCGGGGCGCGGTGTGCGGAGTGCTCCGGTCGGTGCACCGGCGCGGGTTGCTGCTGCAGCCGACGGTGATCGTCGGTGCATCGGATCTCGGTCTGCGGATCTACCGGGCGCTGCGCGAACACCCCGAACTCGGACTGCTGCCGGAGGGTTTCCTCGACGACGGCCCGCGGCGCGATGTTCCGGTGCTGGGGCGTGCTGCCCAGCTCGGCGAAGTGGTCGCCAGGCACCGCATCACCCGCGTGCTGCTGTGCGAGTCCGAAGCGGACCTGGTGGCGATCGTGCGTGCTTGCCGCCCGCTGCCCGCCGACGTGTGCGTGGTCCCGCGGCTGCACGAACTCGGCGTGGCGTTGCCGCAGGCCAGCTTGGACGAGGTGTGGGGAGTGCCGGTGGTGCCGCTGCGGCGCTGGACCCACAGCGCTGCGGCGAAGGTGGCCAAGCGGATCTTCGACGTCGTGCTGGCCGCAGCTCTGCTGGTGCTGCTGGCGCCGCTGCTGCTGACCTCGGCGCTGGCGGTGCGGCTGGGTGGCGGCACCGCGTTCTTCCGGCAGCGCCGCGTCACCGGAGCCGGGCGCAGCACCGAAGTGGTCAAGATCCGCACCGTGGCCCGCGGAGCCGGACAGGGCTGGACCGTGTCCAAAAAGGACACGAGCGTGCTGGGACGGTGGCTGCGCGGCACGCACTTCGACGAATTGCCGCAGCTGACGCACGTGCTGCGGGGGCGGATGTCGATCGTCGGGCCGCGCCCGGAACGGCCCTGCTACGCCGAGCGCTTCAGCCGCGAACTGCCGCGCTACGCCGACCGCCACCGGGTTCCCGGCGGCATGACCGGCTGGGCGCAGGTGCACGGGCTGCACGGGGACACCTCGATCCCCGACCGCGCCGAATTCGACAACCGCTACATCGAGAACTGGTCGCCGTGGCTGGACGTAATGGTAGTGGCCAGGACCGCGGTTGCGGTGCTGGCCGCCGCGATGGGGGGAGTACGACGATGA
- a CDS encoding carboxylate--amine ligase codes for MRVPDPVAFDTSTPAVVFKLDPNVLHHGGLGVIRSLGRAGVPVYAVHEDPTAPAAHSRHVRGRWLWRPDPDDPERINIGLAALAERLGRPAVLIPTDDAAAIHLAEHGSSLRGSFVFPEPPAGLPRRVAGKFTLHQVCRELEVPSPRAELIGTTAEAIEFAVEAGFPLIAKLATPWTGAMKVRSTTIVRERAQLLALTRECEQQRAGRLMLQEFLPGGAGNDWFFHGYRGSAGCRPAFTGVKARSYPAHAGLTTFGRCTSNTLLRGQATELLKRLDFRGIADLDFRFDHRDGRYKLLDFNPRLGAQFRLFRDSAGIDVALAAYLDLTGQRVAEGLPPVGRSFLVENYDPLGALSYWRRGDLRLRDWLRSLRRVDEVAWFARDDLAPFALMCVWMGRRALTRRFGAKPGKRLVDPPRYEERGRDGGSRHRGRTPYAVKEDR; via the coding sequence ATGCGAGTCCCGGACCCGGTCGCCTTCGACACCAGCACGCCCGCAGTGGTGTTCAAGCTGGACCCGAACGTGCTGCACCACGGCGGACTCGGCGTGATCCGCAGCCTCGGCCGCGCCGGGGTGCCGGTGTACGCGGTGCACGAGGACCCGACGGCTCCGGCCGCGCATTCCCGCCACGTGCGGGGACGCTGGCTGTGGCGCCCGGATCCGGACGACCCGGAGCGGATCAACATCGGGCTGGCGGCGCTGGCCGAGCGGCTCGGACGGCCCGCGGTGCTGATCCCCACCGATGACGCCGCCGCCATCCACCTCGCCGAGCACGGCTCGTCGCTGCGCGGCTCGTTCGTCTTCCCCGAGCCGCCCGCCGGATTGCCGCGCCGGGTAGCCGGGAAGTTCACGTTGCACCAGGTCTGCCGGGAGCTGGAGGTGCCCAGTCCCCGCGCGGAGCTGATCGGCACCACCGCCGAGGCCATCGAGTTCGCCGTCGAGGCCGGGTTCCCGCTGATCGCCAAACTGGCCACGCCGTGGACCGGTGCCATGAAGGTGCGCAGCACGACGATCGTGCGCGAGCGCGCGCAGCTGCTCGCGCTCACCCGCGAATGCGAACAGCAGCGCGCAGGCCGGTTGATGCTGCAGGAGTTCCTGCCCGGCGGCGCGGGAAACGACTGGTTCTTCCACGGATACCGCGGCTCCGCCGGCTGCCGCCCGGCGTTCACCGGGGTCAAGGCGCGGTCCTACCCGGCACATGCCGGCCTGACCACTTTCGGGCGCTGCACGTCGAACACGCTGCTGCGCGGGCAGGCGACCGAGCTGCTGAAGCGGCTGGACTTCCGGGGGATCGCGGATCTGGACTTCCGCTTCGACCACCGGGACGGGCGCTACAAGCTGCTGGACTTCAACCCGCGGCTGGGCGCGCAGTTCCGGCTGTTCCGCGATTCCGCGGGCATCGACGTGGCGCTGGCGGCCTACCTGGACCTGACCGGGCAGCGGGTCGCGGAAGGACTGCCGCCGGTGGGCCGCAGCTTCCTGGTGGAGAACTACGACCCGCTCGGCGCGCTGAGCTACTGGCGGCGCGGCGACCTGCGGCTGCGGGACTGGCTGCGGTCGCTGCGGCGGGTGGACGAAGTGGCGTGGTTCGCCCGCGACGACCTCGCGCCGTTCGCGCTGATGTGCGTGTGGATGGGCAGGCGCGCGCTCACCCGGAGGTTCGGCGCGAAGCCGGGGAAGCGGTTGGTGGACCCGCCGCGCTACGAGGAACGCGGACGCGATGGCGGCAGCCGGCATCGGGGACGGACGCCGTACGCAGTCAAGGAGGATCGCTGA
- a CDS encoding NAD-dependent epimerase/dehydratase family protein, with amino-acid sequence MKALVTGAAGFIGSHLVEHLLADGHAVLGLDDLSTGSRANLPADSPEFRFTSGTILDGTLVDDLVSEVDVVFHMAAAVGAFVIQERTLRSLLTNVHGTENVLDSAHRRGARVLVASTSEVYGKNSKPGLNEDDDRLVGAPLKTRWTYSEAKAIDESLTYCYVRELGLSAVIVRLFNTVGPRQSGRYGMVIPRLVGQALSGRPLTVFGSGHQVRCFCHVADVVPALVRLAGMDEITGTALNIGSNEQVSIMDLARKVIELTGTAAGITRMSYEDAYGPGYEDLQRRVPDCARARELIGFQPSRSLEDIIRAVIDEQTSAAPVVSA; translated from the coding sequence ATGAAGGCACTGGTCACCGGCGCGGCCGGGTTCATCGGCTCGCACCTGGTCGAGCACCTGCTCGCGGACGGGCACGCGGTGCTCGGCCTCGACGACCTCAGCACCGGCAGCCGCGCGAACCTGCCCGCGGATTCCCCGGAATTCCGCTTCACCTCCGGCACCATCCTGGACGGCACCCTGGTGGACGACCTGGTGTCCGAAGTGGACGTGGTGTTCCACATGGCCGCCGCGGTCGGCGCTTTCGTCATCCAGGAACGCACCCTGCGCAGCCTGCTGACCAATGTGCACGGCACGGAGAACGTGCTCGACTCCGCGCACCGCCGGGGCGCGCGGGTGCTGGTGGCCTCCACCAGCGAGGTCTACGGCAAGAACAGCAAACCGGGGCTCAACGAGGACGACGACCGGCTGGTCGGCGCACCGCTGAAGACCCGCTGGACCTACTCCGAGGCCAAGGCGATCGACGAGAGCCTGACCTACTGCTACGTGCGCGAACTCGGGCTCAGCGCGGTGATCGTGCGGTTGTTCAACACCGTGGGCCCGCGGCAGAGCGGCCGCTACGGGATGGTCATCCCGCGGCTGGTGGGCCAGGCGCTGTCCGGGCGCCCGCTGACCGTGTTCGGCAGCGGCCACCAGGTGCGCTGCTTCTGCCACGTCGCCGACGTGGTGCCCGCGCTGGTTCGGCTGGCCGGGATGGACGAGATCACCGGGACCGCGCTGAACATCGGCAGCAACGAGCAGGTGTCCATAATGGACCTGGCGCGCAAGGTCATCGAACTCACCGGCACCGCGGCCGGAATCACGCGAATGTCCTATGAGGACGCTTATGGTCCCGGCTACGAGGACCTGCAACGCCGGGTGCCGGACTGCGCCAGGGCCAGGGAACTCATCGGCTTCCAACCGTCCCGGAGCCTGGAGGACATCATCCGGGCCGTGATCGACGAGCAGACCAGCGCGGCCCCGGTCGTCTCGGCGTAG
- a CDS encoding glycosyltransferase, translating into MKVLHVITGLAVGGAELQLRSILQHTRHDAEVLALYNAGDVASMITGDGPRVRDLGMSSNTQLSALPKLRALIREGGYDVVHTHLYRACVYGKLAAKLAGTPVVVGTEHSIGETHLERRRMTAGVRALYLGTDLFAQATIAVSPTVADRLAAWGVRRGKITMIPNGVDFDRVAFDPAARARVRGEHGIDDRAHVIGLLGRLDPNKRFDMVIEAAAPLLGDGGKLLVVGDGAERARLEALAEQLGVRRHVIFAGERHDVSAMFSAFDLFVASSAQETFGLSVLEALGNGMPVLYTTCPALAGVRTDRARQVPGEVDALRKEITAEVTDRRSRMDVPVIRELYGIEAVTGRIDDLYERLGARSGTPVAAREGGGVR; encoded by the coding sequence ATGAAAGTTCTGCACGTGATCACCGGCCTGGCGGTCGGTGGCGCCGAGTTGCAGCTGCGCTCGATCCTGCAGCACACCAGGCACGACGCCGAGGTGCTCGCGCTCTACAACGCCGGTGACGTCGCGAGCATGATCACCGGCGACGGGCCGCGGGTGCGCGATCTGGGGATGAGCAGCAACACCCAGCTCAGCGCGCTGCCGAAGCTTCGCGCGCTGATCCGCGAAGGCGGCTACGACGTGGTGCACACCCACCTGTACCGGGCGTGCGTGTACGGCAAGCTCGCCGCGAAGCTGGCCGGGACGCCGGTGGTGGTCGGCACCGAGCACTCCATCGGCGAGACGCACCTGGAGCGGCGGCGGATGACCGCCGGAGTGCGCGCGCTCTACCTCGGCACCGACCTGTTCGCGCAAGCCACCATCGCGGTCTCGCCGACCGTCGCGGACCGGCTGGCCGCCTGGGGCGTGCGCCGCGGCAAGATCACGATGATTCCGAACGGGGTCGACTTCGACCGGGTCGCGTTCGACCCGGCCGCGCGGGCGCGGGTGCGCGGCGAGCACGGCATCGACGACCGCGCGCACGTCATCGGCCTGCTCGGGCGGCTGGACCCGAACAAGCGCTTCGACATGGTGATCGAGGCGGCCGCGCCGCTGCTGGGGGACGGCGGCAAGCTGCTGGTGGTCGGCGACGGCGCCGAGCGCGCGCGGCTGGAGGCCCTGGCCGAGCAGCTCGGCGTGCGCAGGCACGTCATCTTCGCCGGGGAGCGGCACGACGTCTCGGCGATGTTCTCCGCGTTCGACCTGTTCGTGGCTTCCTCCGCGCAGGAGACCTTCGGCTTGTCGGTGCTGGAGGCGCTGGGCAACGGGATGCCCGTGCTCTACACGACCTGCCCGGCGCTGGCCGGCGTCCGCACCGACCGCGCCCGGCAGGTGCCCGGCGAGGTGGACGCGCTGCGCAAGGAGATCACCGCGGAGGTCACCGATCGCCGGTCCCGGATGGACGTGCCGGTGATCCGCGAGCTCTACGGCATCGAGGCGGTCACCGGCCGCATCGACGACCTCTACGAGCGGCTCGGCGCGCGGTCCGGGACGCCGGTCGCCGCGCGCGAGGGCGGTGGTGTGCGATGA
- a CDS encoding glycosyl hydrolase family 18 protein has product MHDDGVREGERHVEVTEPERRRNRLFAPLAAWWRGRAGHEEPQPPDEDADHAHSPRARRMRHLGGSIWFIGLIALAALLVVVMAIPRITAPARPETLVVASLPFWNLQAGTSTVVSNKDSVNEVSPWIYGLGGDGSVTRQYPPDRSAEVAGQVEKLRDAGVPLVPSLANITDGRWSYEPVARVLHDPRLRDRHVREIVELVEREDYEGIDIDYENLRAGDREVFSRFVTDLGNALHAKDKTLSVAVFAKSSDAGYDERNVAQDYAAIGRAADQVRLMGYDYHWGTSPPGPIAPIGWVREIVDYAKSQIPPERIVLGVPLYGYDWVGDRGSNLTWLQAFQLATEHRAETHYDPVSQTPWFRYTDEQGQQHEVWFENSVSSKAKFEVARGAGIRGVYLWMYGYEDTATWTRLAESLPVGD; this is encoded by the coding sequence ATGCACGACGACGGGGTTCGGGAGGGAGAACGACATGTCGAGGTCACTGAGCCGGAACGCCGCCGGAACCGGCTGTTCGCGCCACTCGCCGCGTGGTGGCGCGGCAGGGCGGGGCACGAGGAACCGCAGCCGCCGGACGAGGACGCCGATCACGCGCACAGCCCCCGCGCCCGCCGGATGCGCCACCTCGGCGGCTCGATCTGGTTCATCGGGCTCATCGCGCTCGCGGCCCTGCTGGTGGTCGTGATGGCCATTCCGCGGATCACCGCACCGGCGCGGCCGGAGACGCTGGTGGTGGCGTCGCTGCCGTTCTGGAACCTGCAGGCGGGCACGAGCACGGTGGTGTCCAACAAGGACTCGGTGAACGAGGTCTCCCCGTGGATCTACGGTCTCGGCGGGGACGGATCGGTCACCCGGCAATACCCGCCGGACCGCTCGGCGGAGGTGGCCGGCCAGGTCGAGAAGCTCCGCGACGCCGGGGTTCCGCTGGTGCCTTCGCTGGCCAACATCACCGACGGCCGCTGGTCCTACGAACCGGTCGCGCGGGTGCTGCACGACCCGCGGCTGCGCGACCGGCACGTCCGGGAGATCGTCGAGCTGGTCGAGCGCGAGGACTACGAAGGCATCGACATCGACTACGAGAACCTGCGGGCCGGTGACCGGGAAGTGTTCAGCCGCTTCGTCACCGACCTCGGCAACGCGTTGCACGCCAAGGACAAAACGCTGTCGGTGGCGGTGTTCGCGAAGTCCAGCGACGCCGGCTACGACGAGCGCAACGTCGCGCAGGACTACGCCGCGATCGGCAGGGCGGCCGACCAGGTCCGGCTGATGGGCTACGACTACCACTGGGGCACCTCGCCGCCCGGGCCGATCGCGCCGATCGGCTGGGTCCGCGAGATCGTCGACTACGCCAAGTCGCAGATCCCGCCGGAGCGGATCGTGCTGGGCGTCCCGCTGTACGGCTACGACTGGGTCGGTGACCGAGGGTCGAACCTGACCTGGCTGCAGGCGTTCCAGCTCGCGACCGAGCACCGGGCCGAGACGCACTACGACCCGGTCAGCCAGACCCCGTGGTTCCGCTACACCGACGAGCAGGGGCAGCAGCACGAGGTGTGGTTCGAGAACTCGGTCAGCTCGAAGGCGAAGTTCGAGGTCGCCCGCGGCGCCGGTATCCGCGGCGTCTACCTGTGGATGTACGGCTACGAGGACACCGCCACCTGGACCCGGCTCGCCGAGAGCCTGCCGGTCGGGGATTGA